Proteins encoded within one genomic window of Oncorhynchus tshawytscha isolate Ot180627B linkage group LG02, Otsh_v2.0, whole genome shotgun sequence:
- the gcdha gene encoding glutaryl-CoA dehydrogenase a isoform X2, translating into MVMANRHEHFHREIVSEMGELGVLGPTIQGYGCAGTSYVAYGLIAREVERVDSGYRSVMSVQSSLVMHPINAYGTEEQKEKWLPRLARGEILGCFGLTEPNHGSDPAGMETKAKYNPSSSTFTISGAKTWITNSPVADIAVVWAKCEDGRIRGFILERGMKGLATPKIEGKFSLRASATGMILMDEVEVPQENMLPNVSGLAGPFGCLNNARYGIAWGALGAAEFCFHAARQYTLDRIQFGVPLARNQLMQKKMADMLTEITIGLQSCLALGRLIDDKKAAPEMISMLKRNSCGKSLDIARQARDMLGGNGIADEYHIIRHVMNLEAVNTYEGTHDIHALILGRAITGLQSFTVEK; encoded by the exons ATGGTCATGGCCAACAGACACGAAC ATTTCCATCGTGAGATTGTCTCAGAGATGGGAGAGCTGGGTGTCTTGGGGCCAACCATCCAAG GCTATGGTTGTGCCGGAACCAGCTACGTGGCCTACGGGCTCATTGccagggaggtggagagggtggaCAGTGGCTACCGGTCAGTCATGAGTGTCCAGTCCTCACTGGTCATGCACCCCATCAACGCCTACGGCACAGAGGAACAGAAGGAGAAGTGGTTACCCAGGCTAG CTCGTGGGGAGATCTTGGGCTGTTTCGGCCTGACTGAGCCCAACCACGGCAGTGACCCCGCGGGCATGGAGACCAAGGCCAAGTACAACCCCTCCAGTAGCACCTTCACCATCAGTGGAGCCAAGACATG GATCACCAACTCACCCGTGGCAGACATCGCTGTGGTCTGGGCCAAGTGTGAGGATGGCAGGATCAGAGGCTTCATCCTGGAGCGTGGCATGAAGGGCCTGGCAACGCCTAAGATCGAGGGCAAGTTCTCTCTGCGGGCGTCGGCCACGGGCATGATCCTGATGGACGAGGTGGAGGTGCCCCAAGAGAATATGTTGCCCAACGTCTCTGGACTGGCT GGTCCCTTCGGCTGCCTGAATAACGCCCGCTACGGTATCGCCTGGGGAGCTCTAGGTGCTGCCGAGTTCTGCTTCCATGCTGCCCGCCAGTACACACTGGACAG GATCCAGTTTGGCGTGCCCCTGGCCAGGAACCAGCTGATGCAGAAGAAGATGGCTGACATGCTGACAGAGATCACCATCGGCCTGCAGTCCTGTCTGGCCCTAGGCAGACTCATCGACGACAAGAA AGCGGCCCCTGAGATGATCTCCATGCTGAAGAGGAACAGCTGTGGGAAGTCCCTGGACATCGCCAGGCAGGCCCGAGACATGTTGGGAGGCAACGGCATCGCAGACGAGTACCACATTATCAGACACGTCATGAACCTGGAGGCCGTCAACACATACGAAG GTACCCATGACATCCATGCCTTGATCCTGGGCCGAGCCATCACTGGACTGCAGTCATTCACTGTTGAGAAGTAA
- the gcdha gene encoding glutaryl-CoA dehydrogenase a isoform X1, producing the protein MALRGAVTRLLSNARKRAAVSASRAQGTAAASPAQNEAEVVAKKPVKAPKVQFNWRDALELDGLLTEEEVMIRDSFRTYCQEKLMPRIIMANRHEHFHREIVSEMGELGVLGPTIQGYGCAGTSYVAYGLIAREVERVDSGYRSVMSVQSSLVMHPINAYGTEEQKEKWLPRLARGEILGCFGLTEPNHGSDPAGMETKAKYNPSSSTFTISGAKTWITNSPVADIAVVWAKCEDGRIRGFILERGMKGLATPKIEGKFSLRASATGMILMDEVEVPQENMLPNVSGLAGPFGCLNNARYGIAWGALGAAEFCFHAARQYTLDRIQFGVPLARNQLMQKKMADMLTEITIGLQSCLALGRLIDDKKAAPEMISMLKRNSCGKSLDIARQARDMLGGNGIADEYHIIRHVMNLEAVNTYEGTHDIHALILGRAITGLQSFTVEK; encoded by the exons ATGGCTCTCAGAGGTGCTGTGACTCGTTTGCTCTCCAACGCTAGGAAACGTGCTGCAGTCTCAGCCTCCCGGGCACAGGGCACAGCAGCAGCTTCACCAGCCCAAAACG AAGCCGAAGTGGTCGCCAAGAAGCCAGTAAAAGCAC CCAAGGTGCAGTTTAACTGGCGTGACGCCCTGGAGCTGGACGGCCTGCTGACAGAGGAGGAGGTGATGATCAGAGACTCTTTCAGGACCTATTGCCAGGAGAAACTAATGCCACGCATCATCATGGCCAACAGACACGAAC ATTTCCATCGTGAGATTGTCTCAGAGATGGGAGAGCTGGGTGTCTTGGGGCCAACCATCCAAG GCTATGGTTGTGCCGGAACCAGCTACGTGGCCTACGGGCTCATTGccagggaggtggagagggtggaCAGTGGCTACCGGTCAGTCATGAGTGTCCAGTCCTCACTGGTCATGCACCCCATCAACGCCTACGGCACAGAGGAACAGAAGGAGAAGTGGTTACCCAGGCTAG CTCGTGGGGAGATCTTGGGCTGTTTCGGCCTGACTGAGCCCAACCACGGCAGTGACCCCGCGGGCATGGAGACCAAGGCCAAGTACAACCCCTCCAGTAGCACCTTCACCATCAGTGGAGCCAAGACATG GATCACCAACTCACCCGTGGCAGACATCGCTGTGGTCTGGGCCAAGTGTGAGGATGGCAGGATCAGAGGCTTCATCCTGGAGCGTGGCATGAAGGGCCTGGCAACGCCTAAGATCGAGGGCAAGTTCTCTCTGCGGGCGTCGGCCACGGGCATGATCCTGATGGACGAGGTGGAGGTGCCCCAAGAGAATATGTTGCCCAACGTCTCTGGACTGGCT GGTCCCTTCGGCTGCCTGAATAACGCCCGCTACGGTATCGCCTGGGGAGCTCTAGGTGCTGCCGAGTTCTGCTTCCATGCTGCCCGCCAGTACACACTGGACAG GATCCAGTTTGGCGTGCCCCTGGCCAGGAACCAGCTGATGCAGAAGAAGATGGCTGACATGCTGACAGAGATCACCATCGGCCTGCAGTCCTGTCTGGCCCTAGGCAGACTCATCGACGACAAGAA AGCGGCCCCTGAGATGATCTCCATGCTGAAGAGGAACAGCTGTGGGAAGTCCCTGGACATCGCCAGGCAGGCCCGAGACATGTTGGGAGGCAACGGCATCGCAGACGAGTACCACATTATCAGACACGTCATGAACCTGGAGGCCGTCAACACATACGAAG GTACCCATGACATCCATGCCTTGATCCTGGGCCGAGCCATCACTGGACTGCAGTCATTCACTGTTGAGAAGTAA
- the LOC112247207 gene encoding LOW QUALITY PROTEIN: choline transporter-like protein 2 (The sequence of the model RefSeq protein was modified relative to this genomic sequence to represent the inferred CDS: inserted 1 base in 1 codon), with amino-acid sequence MAKNKGEARKFDPTFKGPIHNRGCTDVFCCILFILAILGYFAVGILAWSXGDPRKVIYPTDSRGQFCGQAGTPWSKKKPLLFYFNILKCASPLTLLEFQCPTTQLCVESCPTKHMTLLKAYLNKGEQEYYKQFCKEGVDFSKMSAPEILRDGLCPSMLMSSKPFTRRCLPALSTMKGGVVVVGNETIFDNGEGEKVNATDFLDASKKSNVVVEARQVAMRIFEDYTVSWYWILIGLVIAMVVSLIFIVLLRYLAGIMIWVMIVMVILVIGYGIFHCAMEYRSLKGEPGSDVTIRDLGLQTDFSVYLQIRQTWLAFMIILSIVEVVVILLLIFLRKRVLIAIALIKEASRAVGHVMSSLFYPLLTFALLALVIAYWAITAVFLSTSNEQVYKVFNTTECNYSRDTCNPETFNTTNITARCPDAECLFAFYGGETYYHKYLILFQFYNVFLFFWCANFVTALGQVTLAGAFASYYWAFKKPDDIPANPICSSLGRALRYHTGSLAFGSLILSLVQVIRVLLEYLDQKLKAAQNRFAKFLLSCLKCCFWCLEKFIKFLNRNAYIMVAIYGKSFCTSARDAFFLLMRNIIRVAVLDKVTDFLLFLGKLLIVGIVGICSFFFFSGRIKAVEQTAPSLNYYWVPILTVVVGSYLIAHGFFSVYAMCVDTLFLCFLEDLERNDGTAERPYFMSQNLLTILKKSNEDQAKTVD; translated from the exons ATGGCAAAGAATAAAG GTGAAGCACGGAAGTTTGACCCTACCTTCAAAGGACCCATCCACAACAG GGGCTGCACAGATGTGTTCTGCTGTATTCTCTTCATCTTGGCCATACTGGGATACTTTGCTGTGGGGATCCTGG CCTGGT CAGGGGACCCCAGGAAGGTTATCTACCCGACTGACAGCAGAGGACAGTTCTGTGGCCAGGCCGGGACCCCCTGGAGTAA GAAGAAACCTCTCCTGTTCTACTTCAACATCCTGAAGTGTGCCAGTCCCCTGACCCTGCTGGAGTTCCAGTGCCCCACCACTCAGTTATGTGTGGAAAGCTGTCCTACCAAACACATGACGTTGTTGAAAGCCTACCTGAACAAAGGAGAGCAGGAGTACTACAAGCAGTTCTGCAAGGAAGGAGTGGACTTCTCCAAAATG AGTGCTCCCGAGATCCTGAGGGATGGCCTGTGTCCTTCCATGCTCATGTCCAGCAAACCAT tcaCTCGTCGGTGCCTTCCAGCTCTCAGTACCATGAAAGGTGGTGTGGTTGTCGTTGGCAACGAGACTATTTTTGACaacggggagggagagaaggtgaacGCCACTGATTTTCTGGACGCTTCAAA GAAGTCCAATGTGGTTGTTGAGGCTCGCCAGGTAGCCATGAGGATCTTTGAGGACTACACTGTATCCTGGTACTGGATACTGAT tggTCTGGTGATAGCCATGGTGGTCAGTCTCATCTTCATCGTCCTCCTGCGCTACCTGGCCGGGATCATGATCTGGGTCATGATCGTCATGGTGATACTGGTCATCGGATATG GGATCTTCCATTGTGCCATGGAGTACCGCAGCCTGAAGGGAGAGCCGGGTTCTGACGTCACTATCCGTGATCTGGGACTGCAGACAGACTTCTCTGTTTACCTGCAGATCAGACAGACCTGGCTGGCTTTCA TGATCATCCTGTCCATCGTGGAGGTGGTTGTCATCCTGCTGCTCATCTTCCTCAGGAAGAGAGTCCTCATCGCCATCGCCCTCATCAAGGAGGCCAGCAGGGCTGTTGGccatgtgatgtcatcactgttcTACCCTCTGTTGACCTTTGCCCTGCTGGCCCTGGTCATAGCCTACTGGGCCATCACCGCTGT CTTCCTGTCCACCTCCAATGAGCAGGTGTACAAAGTGTTCAACACCACTGAGTGTAATTACTCCAGAGACACCTGCAATCCCGAG aCGTTCAACACCACCAACATCACAGCCCGGTGCCCGGACGCCGAGTGCCTGTTTGCCTTCTACGGAGGCGAGACCTACTACCATAAATACCTCATCCTGTTCCAGTTCTACAACGTGTTCCTCTTCTTCTGGTGTGCTAACTTTGTAACGGCGCTGGGTCAGGTGACCCTGGCTGGGGCCTTCGCATCCTACTACTGGGCCTTCAAGAAGCCCGACGACATCCCAGCCAACCCCATCTGCTCCTCACTTGGTCGAGCCCTCAG ATACCATACAGGCTCCCTTGCCTTCGGTTCCCTCATCCTGTCTCTGGTTCAGGTCATCAGGGTTCTGCTGGAGTACCTGGACCAGAAGCTGAAAG CTGCCCAGAATCGCTTTGCCAAGTTCCTGCTCAGCTGCCTGAAGTGCTGCTTCTGGTGCCTGGAGAAATTCATCAAGTTCCTCAATAGAAATGCCTACATCATG GTGGCAATATATGGTAAAAGCTTCTGTACCTCAGCCAGAGATGCCTTCTTCCTCCTCATGAGAAATATAATCAG GGTGGCTGTCTTAGACAAGGTGACTGACTTCCTATTGTTTTTGGGGAAGCTCCTCATCGTTGGAATTGTGG GAATctgttctttcttcttcttctctgggaGGATTAAGGCTGTGGAGCAGACTGCCCCCTCTCTCAACTACTACTGGGTTCCCATTCTG ACGGTGGTGGTGGGATCCTACCTGATTGCCCATGGATTCTTCAGTGTGTACGCTATGTGTGTGGACACACTCTTCCTCTGCTTCT TGGAAGACCTGGAACGCAATGACGGAACTGCAGAGAGACCCTACTTCATGTCTCAGAACCTTCTCACCATTCTGAAGAAGTCCAACGAGGATCAGGCCAAGACTGTAGACtag